The following nucleotide sequence is from Solanum dulcamara chromosome 7, daSolDulc1.2, whole genome shotgun sequence.
GACTTCCCAGTGTACAATTTGCCACAAATATCGGCTAGTGGCATGTGGACACCTCAGCCAACTTGGCTTGGAATCAACTTATAATACAATAGTTTTGATTTGAAATGTCCCCCTTTCCAATTCTGTGATTACTTAATCAGTTGACTGCTGCAAATTTGAAGCATCTTAATTGATTAGTTATTCAAAGTCCACGCATACTCCTTACTTATCAAGTACTATATGACCAAATCATTCACATAGCATAAGAAAGGACCTCATTTATCTTCTTCCTACTCAGACTCCAAAGCTTCAGATACAATGGGAAGAGTTGATTCCTCTAATGAAGTTGAAACTCCTCAGCCAGTCGGCGGTGTGCCAGCTACCTCATACCAAGGAGTATATACACCAACACTAACAGGAACTCCATGGAGCACTGGCTTATTTGATTGTCATATGGACCAAACTAATGGTATGTAGACTTTTCCTGCTATACAATCACAATCTTAATTGGTGACAATTATGTCTTATCATGGGGTGAAATTATGTAGAACTTCAACATTTTGTACCGTTAGTAAGATAGCCCATAGATTAACTAGCTTTATGCTGGATTGCTGGTTGTCACCCTACCATTTATATTTAACATTGTTGTTTGTGCAGCTACCATGACATCGTTTTTACCGTGTGTGACGTTCGGACAGATAGCTGAAGTTCAAGATGCAGGAGAAATGAGTAAGTTAATTGACTAAATCTATCCAATTTGCCTGGTAAAAGAAGTGTGTTAAttctttgtgatttttggaTGGTGGTTGCAGCTTGTCCATTGGGGTCTTTTATGTACCTTTTGATGATTCCTGCTTTTTGCTCTCAATGGATCTTGGGTTCCAAGTACAGAACAAAGCTGAGGCAGAGGTACAATCTAGTGGAAGCTCCCTATTCAGATGTAGTTTCTCACATCTTTTGTCCATTTTGTTCACTTTGTCAAGAGTTCAGAGAGCTTCGTATTAGAGGACTTGATCCAGCTCTAGGTATGAAATCGTCCTTCCTATATATTATGGTTCTGCTTAGTCACATACAAATCCATGAACTCGAGTCAGTGAGTTCAGAATGAGCATAATCTCATTATATGTATGCATTCCAAATGATTCTCAAATAGTTTCAAGTCAAAAACAATGAGTTCAGTTAAATCCACAGAAATTGATCTAGATACACCTCTATTAACTTATTAGAGTAGCATTTTAAAGTGAAGCAAATTGTTAACATGGGTCTGTAAAACTTAATGCAGGTTGGAATGGCATAGTTGCTCAGCAGCAGTATGGAAACCAGCAAATGAATCAAGCTCCCTCAGTACAATCCATGTACAAGTAAATTGAAGAGTACTGATTTGTGTTATTGTTTAAATTAAGGTTGTAAGTTTTAGTTTTTACCAAATCCTGTTGAAGTTTATATCCTTTAATTCAAGCACCTGGTTGGAATATTGTTCCATTTCAATTGCATAATTGAATTTACTGAAAGAAATGCTCTACGCCctgttagttttttttttgttcttacaAACAAGCACTGTTAAATGTTGTTCTCTTGCTATCTTACATGGTGAATCTTATTGTaaggaaataataaaaaatcccACCAAATTTGCCCAGCTTAGCTGGAGAGATCTAGccctattttaaaaaatgctaATTCGGTTCGGATAGAGTTCTTTCAAGAATGTCACTGCCCCAGAAATCAATAAGAAAGAAAGTGTGaaaattgcataaatttttcattttgcTTCCCCTCATGCTTTTCATTACTTGTTCAgattttgcttttatcttcatTTTCTCCAATTCTTATTTGGATAAGTAACACATATCTAAATTTAAAATGAGTAATTTGGTTTTAATTAATCAAAACAATGCAAGGTATTAAAACATTTTTGACATACTTACTGAAGTTAACATGGATTAAATTCAACAATTCGTGCAACTTTCCAATTCCGAAAAGGGTGAAATGGAAATGGAAAGATCtaagtattttttaattaaaataaataaataaaaggaaaagattCAAATACATACTACCAGTTAACCGTACCACTTCATAATCGGTCGACGTGCAAAAATTTTCCGATCACCAGACCGGCGGCGATATTGAAttcagagagagagagacgTGAAAGGCAAACAGAAGAGAGCCGGCCGGCATTTCAATGGATGTGCATAAAAACATGAGCTCATTTAAGTTAATCACCTATAAACCCTACCTTTCGGGTTTTCTCTTCTGGTAAGTTAATATTGTTCTTCATCCAACCTTgtaaaatttcaataattcTCATTCTCTGTATTTTTATATGCGATAGCCCAATCAAAATGTGATTCGGCGTTGTTGAGATTGACAAATGGTTGCAATTTGAATTTTGTTAAATCGCGTATGACATTTAGCTTATCAATAACGAAGATTTTGCTCTTGGCAATTGAATTTTGTGTTTATAGTATTGTATTGTCATAGCCTTTTTTGTTTCTATTTCTATGAGCAAGAAGAAAATGTAGgaacttgtatttttattttatgtaataaAAAAGGAGCTGAAGAGAAAACTGGCTAATGATCCAAAATAAGTTTAAATGGTCAGCAGAATGGAATAGTGGAAAGTAAATAAATGTGCAGGAGAAAACTCATTTCTCAATCaaattattttgtaaaaataataGTCTATATATGAGGGtagaatttaattaattagaatGTTGGAGGGTAACTCTTCTGATGTTATGATCTTTCATTTAGGagcaatataattaattatattgctTCATGTTTAGTGCTACCAGAAGGTATTGTTTGTAATTTCTTAGTTTGCATATTTTGActctttaattaaataaaaatgtaaTAAGCATACTTGTCAAATCATCGAAAAAAAAGTTGacaatataattaataatataatccACTAGTCGTTAAAAAGGTAACAGCAATTCAGTATAAATACTAGTACTAAGTATATAGACAATGTAATAAGAGTAGCCTAGCGGGAATTAAGAGTCATGTCTAGAGATATTCTTCTGTGGATGATCATCCCCCTCATCATCACTAGGCTCCATCATTCTCTTAGTGATGTCAACGTCAGCAGAGGGTCCATATTGCCAGCAACAAACCACAAAATAAACCAGATTGAAAGCTGTCAATACAGCAAGAAGCCAGTAGTAATACTCATAGTGTCCCTGGTTGATGTTGCTTGAAACCCAACTTTCTGTCCCTTCTCCTTTGGTGTACTTATCCACAGCACTCAAAACCACACTTGCTAAAAGATTTGCCACTGCCATTCCCAGTCCTAAAAGAGCAGATGCAATACTTGACATACTCTTTGGGAGCTCCGAATAATAGAACTCTGTGGAGCCGATCGCGCTGAATGCCTCTGCTATCCCGTTTAAACTGTTTGGTATAATGAGCCACAATGCTGACATCTCCACCAACCCCTGTGAGTTGTTCAAGAGCCCTTCATTGATTGCTCTTTTTCGTCGAACATGTTCCACAATACCAGACACTACCATGGACATGCAAGAGACGAATATGCCAAGACCCATTCTGACTATAGGTTTTATACGAACTGGTCGTCCTTTGATCTTCGATGCCAATGGAAGCATCACGCGGTCATAGAGAAAAACCCATACTGTCAACGCAATCATCAAAAACATCCCAAATGACCCTGCTGGAATTTGGAATCCTTTAGTTAGATGTCTATTCATGGATTGGGCTTGTAGTAGAGGGAATGAACTTTGGCTCAAGTTTATTGATATCATGATTCCCGTCGACCACAATGGCACGACTCTAATGAGGGCTTTTAGCTCCTCAACTTGCTCCACTGTGCAAAGTTTCCATGGATGGGCTGCAACTCCAATTGGCTTAACATCTTCAGGGCTTTTAATGATGCAAGCTTTGTTTAAGAATCTCAATTTCTGCGTTGGCATTTGAGGTCCTGAGCCATTCTTGCGATGGTAATCAGAGTTCTGATTGGGGTAACGGAGTTTCCTATTCTTGTAGGCAACAACAATTACTTGTATAAAGCTGGCAAACACGTTTGAGCGAACCTTTGGCTTGATATAAAACGGAGAAGCAAGGAAGAAAAACAGCGCAGCTAAGAACATGAGGAGTGCAGGAACTCCAAAACCTATTTTCCAACCCATTCTGTCTTGAAGGTAAACGATACCCGTCATGGCAATCAGAACAGAGACTATGGATGAAGTATAATACCAGGCAAAGAAGCTCTCCAACACCGTTTTCTTGTTGGGATCATTACGTCCCTTGTCAAACTGGTTAGCACCAAAGGCTAAAGAACATGGTCTTATACCTCCAGCACCAATTGACATGAGCAGAAACGAGAAAACCAAGAGCATGTATTGTGATGGCGTTGTAGATTTACAAGCCTGTCCTGATTGATTACAAGGCGGAGGCCTTGCTTTTGGAATCATTGCTGTTAACCACAACACTGCTGATCCCTGCGACAAAGAGCGCATTGAAGTGTTAAAAGTAGGCAAGTTAACTACAATCCTCGTCTTATGAGCATAGCCAGATACACTGTATAATCAACAGGTCCAACTTAACTAATTTTTGGCGTACGAAAAATCACTAAAATTAGAACAGATATTTACCATCTAAACCCACAATTGCAAAAGTACATAAGTTGAAGTGGTGAGAACATAAAAAGGTTTTATTCATTTTGCTGAAAGTAGGGTAACAAAAGAGAGAACTGCTGTTAAATTCTACCATGGCCTATAGGCTCAGACAACTTTACCATTTGATCGAAATAGTTGttttcttaaaattaaatatttgtaGCAGCGAATAGGATAGATAATAAGGACATTAGTTTTCAAAACTTTTTACTGCATTGGATTCTCCGACGTTACTAACCGAAActgaaaattttaatatttgtcAGGATTAGGAAGTTTAGCAAGTATTAGCACTTTCTTCGGAAACATATTAAATTCCATTCACAGAggtgaaaaaaaaaactctaaaataaagtaaaaaaaaaaattgtcagtGAAACGGACAAAACTTACacatcttttaaatttttaattaaagtaGAAAAGCGGTGATTCCATAATATTACCCACCCACCCCACCCCGCACACCCgcaccccaaaaaaaaaaagaagccaaGTTAGACtgtaaaattcaaaaaaagtcTTAAAACTGATAAATCCATTAATTATTAGAGGTCAACATAAAAGTATATTTGTGTTAAAACAATTTAGATACTTCAGTATTTATAGATGTGACGCCTTTAAATGTTACTAATTAATGACACTtcaattaactaattaaaagttaattaattaaatcataatttgtCAAATTCTTCTTAAAACTAGATAGTTGAAAAAATCAGCCGGACTAAAACAAATTAAtacatttattcattttaaataaatactaaaaaaaGTGTCAGAAATTCATTTAATTTTGGATCGGAGCAAGTAGCTACCTATAGTAAATTCAGAATTCAATTACGGTATACTTAAAAGTCAATATTTATAAGATTCactaaatcataaaaattaaaaaactagCTCCGCCTCGACATCGCTATCAGATCAAGCTGTCCCTCGACcaaaacaagaagaagaagatgaaatcGGCAACTCTAAAACACAAAAGATTAATTAGTTTTAAGGTTAGCGTTAATTACCAGGAAACTGAAGATGGAACCCAGTCCAATAGTAAGGAATCGACCAAGATATGAATCAGCAACAACAGCTCCAACAATAGGCAAGAAATTGGTAGCAGCTGACCAGAAAAACAGAAGATTTTGGGTAGGAGTAACCTCCATCCTGTAATCTCTCATAAGATAAAATGTCATATTTGGTAAAAGCCCATAGCTCCCCACATTCGCCAGTGCCTCATTTGCTgaaacaattcaaaataaactTACATAATTACAAATCACctctaataattttaaaaaaaatccctAAAAATGTAAATTACCTATGATAAAAGGCATAGTAATTAGTCCACCcttttttctacttttaattGGAATTGGTGAAGAATTTTGCTTCTCCGTATCCTCCATTTTAGATCCTTGATCTAAAGGATGATACTCCACCATCTGTTGCTCCATGACTTCACCTACTGGAGGTAATTAAGTAGAATAATTGAAGATGAAAAAGTGAAGTGATAAGCTTGAAAAAGCAAAAccaaaaaggagaaagagatTAAGCAATTGAGAACTGGATCTACAAGTGAGAGATGCAACTGCTTTTTAGCAAATGGAAGAAAAAGGCATGACTATAATTGTCACATACTTCTGAATCTCTTTCCCTTTTATTTATAGGTATATAATAATAAGAAAGTAAAATTATTCTTATTTGTACCATGGACCACACCACAAACAAACAGGCTGGTTAAAGTTGATTTTGTTTCTGATTCCGTGTGAAACCTTTGCATGAATATCACTGCTGGTCCCACTATCTATCTTCCCACACGTTTTTTACTTAAAACAAagtagaagagaaaaaaaattaattatttttatcaaagtataaataaactaaattaactTTCTATTCAAGATTGAATAAAAACTATCATGAGGTTTTTTTAACAAGTTACTATAATGCTTCTCATGGTAAGTTCCAG
It contains:
- the LOC129896376 gene encoding protein PLANT CADMIUM RESISTANCE 8-like, with amino-acid sequence MGRVDSSNEVETPQPVGGVPATSYQGVYTPTLTGTPWSTGLFDCHMDQTNATMTSFLPCVTFGQIAEVQDAGEMTCPLGSFMYLLMIPAFCSQWILGSKYRTKLRQRYNLVEAPYSDVVSHIFCPFCSLCQEFRELRIRGLDPALGWNGIVAQQQYGNQQMNQAPSVQSMYK
- the LOC129894365 gene encoding protein NRT1/ PTR FAMILY 1.2-like; the protein is MEQQMVEYHPLDQGSKMEDTEKQNSSPIPIKSRKKGGLITMPFIIANEALANVGSYGLLPNMTFYLMRDYRMEVTPTQNLLFFWSAATNFLPIVGAVVADSYLGRFLTIGLGSIFSFLGSAVLWLTAMIPKARPPPCNQSGQACKSTTPSQYMLLVFSFLLMSIGAGGIRPCSLAFGANQFDKGRNDPNKKTVLESFFAWYYTSSIVSVLIAMTGIVYLQDRMGWKIGFGVPALLMFLAALFFFLASPFYIKPKVRSNVFASFIQVIVVAYKNRKLRYPNQNSDYHRKNGSGPQMPTQKLRFLNKACIIKSPEDVKPIGVAAHPWKLCTVEQVEELKALIRVVPLWSTGIMISINLSQSSFPLLQAQSMNRHLTKGFQIPAGSFGMFLMIALTVWVFLYDRVMLPLASKIKGRPVRIKPIVRMGLGIFVSCMSMVVSGIVEHVRRKRAINEGLLNNSQGLVEMSALWLIIPNSLNGIAEAFSAIGSTEFYYSELPKSMSSIASALLGLGMAVANLLASVVLSAVDKYTKGEGTESWVSSNINQGHYEYYYWLLAVLTAFNLVYFVVCCWQYGPSADVDITKRMMEPSDDEGDDHPQKNISRHDS